In Micromonospora inyonensis, the genomic window AACTGCACGGCAACCTGGCGCAGAACGCCCGCACCCGCAATCTGGCGGCGTTCTCCGCCGGCGACGCCCGCACGCTCGTCGCGACCGACATCGCGGCGCGCGGAATCCACGTCGACGACGTAGCTCTCGTGATCCACGCCGACCCGCCCGCCGAGCACAAGGCATACCTGCACCGCTCGGGGCGGACCGCGCGTGCCGGAGCGAGCGGCACCGTCGTCACCCTGATGACCGACGACCAGGTCACCGACGTGCGCGACCTCACCCGCCAGGCCGGCATCAACCCGACGATCACCCGGCTTGGGCCCGGTGACTCGCTGCTCACCGAACTCGCCCCGGGTGAGCGTCGCTTCGTGACGCCTCCCGTAGCGACGACGGCGCCACATCACGGACGAGGCCACAGCGCCACGCGGCGCCCGAATCCGCGCACAACGACGGGCGGATCGACCGCCAGCGCAACACGCGGGAGAGGCTCGGAAAGTCGTCGGGCGAGCGCCGCGGAAACCACGTCAACGACACGGGGCGCGGCGGCGTTCTCTGCCGGCACGCGGGTTGGTAGCCGGCGCGGTCAGCGCTGACAGCGAAGACACCGCGCGGCGCGCCCGTGCTAGCCTCACCGGGTTGCAACCTTCGGTTTTTCGCATACTTTGCCAGCGCCTGGTGGGTATCTAACCCGCCAGGCGCTTTTTGTCCTGCCGGTTCTTCCGGACCAGCAGCGGCGGCAACCGAGGGCCCGTACCTGGCTCCATCCGCTACTCAAAGGAGAAGACATGGCACTCGGCACAGTCAAGTGGTTCAACGCGGACAAGGGCTTCGGCTTCATCGCACAGGATGGTGGCGGCGCTGACGTCTTCGCCCACTTCTCGGCCATCTCATCGAGCGGGTTCCGCAGCCTGGAAGAGAACCAGCGGGTCGAGTTCGACGTCGAGCAGGGCCAGAAGGGCCTTCAGGCCGCCAACATCCGCCTGGTCTGACGTTGACTCCGCCAAGCCGTGGGCGACGAGCCTCGCCCGTCGCCACGGCGGTGGCTGAGAAAACGGACCGGCGAATGCCGGTCCGTTCCGACACCGCGGTCCTTCCCGGCCTCAAACCGCTGGTGTTGCAAGCGCTGTCCGCCCCCGAGTACGCGGCCGGGACCGCCAGCATCGACCGGCTCCGGCTGGCC contains:
- a CDS encoding cold-shock protein, producing the protein MALGTVKWFNADKGFGFIAQDGGGADVFAHFSAISSSGFRSLEENQRVEFDVEQGQKGLQAANIRLV